One segment of Triticum aestivum cultivar Chinese Spring chromosome 2A, IWGSC CS RefSeq v2.1, whole genome shotgun sequence DNA contains the following:
- the LOC123187661 gene encoding uncharacterized protein isoform X2: MASPPRVLLGHTLLLPVLPLLACAGLVLEDGYTVSTVSDLNPIGTHPYALLPRPRAGDLVLLDSAGSTLYTLPLPVSADAGPRRLARGAGAFGRGHPRSIAVDGADNVYVADRANGSVRKVAPSGYTTTIAGGYSAGTGHRDEPAQNATFSPDFELTYIPKICALLVADRGNRLIRQIKLKPEDCAHENQKGLGTTSASTIAILAALFGSIIGFLVRHFYPFHAGSLHQPLFQQDTEAIQENPEEGRTDQLLRHQKRNC, translated from the exons ATGGCCTCACCACCGCGCGTCCTCCTCGGGCACaccctcctcctccccgtcctacCGCTCCTCGCCTGCGCCGGGCTCGTCCTCGAGGACGGCTACACCGTCTCCACGGTCTCCGACCTAAACCCCATCGGGACCCACCCCTACGCGCTCCTCCCGCGGCCCCGCGCCGGGGACCTCGTCCTCCTCGATTCCGCCGGATCCACGCTCTACACCCTCCCCCTCCCCGTCTCCGCGGACGCCGGGCCGCGGAGGCTCGCGAGGGGCGCCGGCGCCTTCGGCCGCGGCCACCCCCGCAGCATCGCCGTCGACGGCGCCGACAACGTCTACGTCGCCGACCGCGCCAACGGCTCCGTCCGCAAGGTCGCGCCCTCCG GCTATACTACTACAATTGCTGGAGGGTACTCAGCAGGGACTGGTCACAGGGATGAACCTGCACAGAATGCTACCTTTTCGCCTGATTTTGAGCTTACTTATATCCCCAAAATTTGTGCACTGTTGGTTGCTGACAGAGGAAATCGATTGATTAGACAAATCAAGCTAAAGCCAGAAGATTGTGCACATGAGAACCAGAAAG GCCTGGGAACCACATCTGCCTCAACCATTGCAATATTGGCTgcgctgtttggttcaattattgGGTTCTTAGTCAGGCATTTCTACCCTTTCCAT GCAGGAAGTCTCCATCAACCGCTTTTTCAGCAGGATACAGAGGCAATACAGGAGAACCCAGAGGAAGGCCGCACTGATCAGCTGCTCCGACATCAGAAACGCAATTGCTAA
- the LOC123187661 gene encoding uncharacterized protein isoform X1, translating to MASPPRVLLGHTLLLPVLPLLACAGLVLEDGYTVSTVSDLNPIGTHPYALLPRPRAGDLVLLDSAGSTLYTLPLPVSADAGPRRLARGAGAFGRGHPRSIAVDGADNVYVADRANGSVRKVAPSGYTTTIAGGYSAGTGHRDEPAQNATFSPDFELTYIPKICALLVADRGNRLIRQIKLKPEDCAHENQKGLGTTSASTIAILAALFGSIIGFLVRHFYPFHEVSINRFFSRIQRQYRRTQRKAALISCSDIRNAIANSMLSTVLLKLVRVSVGYLTVVLPSIRLERGVACKPSPCPSPCPSLLDLDMAGTTTPAIGLDNEALPSTELLGDFVGFDDSDSATDEGNESAFDGSATQDENKEMSLDRDLWALLDNPQGSSKKIDNMIEANLSDFSGQDKYCSPAVNYSGVSRRFHGGSKVL from the exons ATGGCCTCACCACCGCGCGTCCTCCTCGGGCACaccctcctcctccccgtcctacCGCTCCTCGCCTGCGCCGGGCTCGTCCTCGAGGACGGCTACACCGTCTCCACGGTCTCCGACCTAAACCCCATCGGGACCCACCCCTACGCGCTCCTCCCGCGGCCCCGCGCCGGGGACCTCGTCCTCCTCGATTCCGCCGGATCCACGCTCTACACCCTCCCCCTCCCCGTCTCCGCGGACGCCGGGCCGCGGAGGCTCGCGAGGGGCGCCGGCGCCTTCGGCCGCGGCCACCCCCGCAGCATCGCCGTCGACGGCGCCGACAACGTCTACGTCGCCGACCGCGCCAACGGCTCCGTCCGCAAGGTCGCGCCCTCCG GCTATACTACTACAATTGCTGGAGGGTACTCAGCAGGGACTGGTCACAGGGATGAACCTGCACAGAATGCTACCTTTTCGCCTGATTTTGAGCTTACTTATATCCCCAAAATTTGTGCACTGTTGGTTGCTGACAGAGGAAATCGATTGATTAGACAAATCAAGCTAAAGCCAGAAGATTGTGCACATGAGAACCAGAAAG GCCTGGGAACCACATCTGCCTCAACCATTGCAATATTGGCTgcgctgtttggttcaattattgGGTTCTTAGTCAGGCATTTCTACCCTTTCCAT GAAGTCTCCATCAACCGCTTTTTCAGCAGGATACAGAGGCAATACAGGAGAACCCAGAGGAAGGCCGCACTGATCAGCTGCTCCGACATCAGAAACGCAATTGCTAACTCCATGCTTTCTACCGTCCTGCTGAAACTAGTTAGAGTTAGTGTTGGTTATCTTACTGTTGTGTTACCTAGTATTAGGCTAGAGCGAGGAGTTGCCTGTAagccttctccttgtccttctccttgtccttctctTCTTGATCTAGACATGGCTGGTACTACTACTCCTGCCATTGGTCTTGACAACGAAGCACTGCCTTCTACCGAGCTTTTGGGGGATTTCGTCGGCTTCGATGATAGTGACAGCGCTACGGATGAGGGCAATGAATCCGCCTTTGATGGCAGTGCTACTCAGGATGAGAATAAAGAGATGTCGCTTGACAGGGATTTGTGGGcgcttcttgataacccacaaggcAGCTCTAAGAAAATAGACAATATGATCGAGGCCAACTTATCGGACTTTTCAGGTCAAGACAAGTATTGCAGCCCAGCTGTTAACTATTCTGGAGTAAGCAGGAGGTTCCATGGAGGTAGCAAGGTTCTCTGA